One genomic segment of Candidatus Wallbacteria bacterium includes these proteins:
- a CDS encoding protein kinase yields the protein MPLNTDEIISGQQVSHYRIIDRLGEGGMGAVFRATDEKTGQTVALKVMSGSITQESRERFLREAKSLAGLNHPGVVGILGYGEYEGSPYFVMEYTDGQTLDAFLKKSRIIASGKHDLNELIENGYLSESDSSLPYFLRDPLQNPLENPDHQAQVNALVATVADTLFDLHGIGIVHRDLKPSNIFICRTGAVKLLDFGLAKRDLDIEVTKTGQIVGSLNYMAPEQFMGKKGKITPLTDLFSLGVVYYELSTLVRPVDEDDIPSIIRKITLEPACDPTLHNPHLSAWVRKILLRCLEREPTRRFTDCRELADKIRFCGGRRPFFGEIMKFLQNFSWDSRRPEPEKTGELDPLQIDATESRLVVLMNIVFRGFNVSGMNSDQAETSDILDELFSRLKIIIKEERGTVLNLAEDSLRVVFGISSCSDREPVLACDCALRLQCLISEFCERMNESSGETGFRIAINCGLVEVSGMDGRSEIRGVLVSQTLEMAELKTDGKIVITSNLRKLLKGRYQLVDHETLDFEGSKLQTYLLAGESKATRRKILGVETALFGRAAELGKCLACFAKTEEDRIPQMMLLEGPPGIGKTRIAEEFAGYCNGLDRRVNLVRVNFRPSVNPDFFLIKVLITRNLDLSDERRLAEFHERHLKKQGSETGSESLGLAAYLAGIGSEGDFIRNLRKSPQLFLQSVLKFSEDLLTLLSFDSPYVFLLEDLQWADEGSIQLLNHLLRWTLGKLMFLCTARPDWQTSANTFSQTRLTTLLIQPLKQEDIRKFLYNILGREETSTDPVLVSDQLVSMIEDTAGGSPLFIEEILISLSETGVLRRSAGLEIDISRLENYTIPESLGLVLQSRLEGISKENLEILKNGSITDMQFIPELVSHLCGKIDLAENIKAFIQRGFLLPSPEQDILGYRYYSFSHVHLRDAALGRLTKAQIIKLHGSVAEWLLNFAAAREHESDLNPRLYNHFLQAENYREAFEFGFLTVKQLMRFFLIMDALPYFRTIEPLLSKDPSLACDEKMTEFLGLYSDALTASGENKNCLGVLERYLPEFADLPSAWIELNLKKMHSLELLSELESWERTILECEEKLPKVQLESLRNQLRLLLLLQRSQLNFQRGELSEALKYLMTLVESLDNTKPVTLLAEALKKIGGIHYYRSEDEESLSFYRKSAEQFYLLYDTHGASQVEFNIGNIQLARKNYPEAKHRFEEFLKYNLSIGDRQGASIGYNNLSLLYTEMSDYTNALESAFSALDLSRNAGYKTGLARALQSLGEIYCELGDFDSAGFRLKEALMLISETGNELRLAHCFSILGKFHHSKGELVESSAMYNLAAEKNDKSGCHQGKVNSLILSGREEIFQNNWEIAKSRLEEALNISVKMQYRESVAWATCWLAEVELNQGNPESALEKVRSAEKMIGSSSPELLAFCLYEQAKAHLAVQKPDAVAALRCCEEALLISRENKDEQSEAAAKLALAEVLVFEGKLEGALSTALEAEQTFRSLFRMAEAARAAKIAQSIRNKL from the coding sequence ATGCCTTTGAATACAGACGAAATAATCAGCGGACAGCAAGTTTCCCATTACAGGATAATCGACCGTCTCGGTGAGGGCGGCATGGGAGCCGTATTCCGGGCGACAGATGAAAAAACAGGGCAGACTGTGGCCCTGAAAGTCATGTCCGGATCAATCACCCAGGAAAGCCGCGAGCGGTTTCTGAGGGAAGCGAAAAGCCTGGCCGGGCTCAATCATCCGGGAGTGGTCGGAATTCTTGGTTATGGTGAATATGAAGGATCTCCTTATTTTGTAATGGAATACACCGACGGACAGACTCTCGACGCCTTCCTCAAAAAATCCAGGATCATTGCTTCAGGAAAGCATGATCTCAATGAACTGATCGAAAACGGATATTTGTCGGAGTCAGATTCCAGCCTACCGTATTTTCTAAGAGACCCGCTCCAGAATCCCCTGGAAAATCCCGATCATCAGGCTCAGGTGAATGCCCTGGTAGCCACTGTGGCTGATACGCTTTTTGATTTGCATGGAATCGGGATAGTGCATCGCGACCTGAAACCGTCCAATATTTTCATCTGCCGCACTGGAGCAGTTAAATTACTGGATTTTGGTCTGGCCAAAAGAGACCTGGATATTGAAGTCACCAAAACCGGACAGATTGTGGGTTCCCTGAATTACATGGCACCAGAGCAATTCATGGGCAAGAAGGGGAAAATCACACCACTGACAGATTTATTTAGCCTGGGAGTTGTCTATTATGAACTTTCAACCCTGGTGAGACCCGTAGATGAGGATGACATTCCTTCCATTATCAGAAAAATCACTCTGGAGCCTGCTTGTGATCCCACTCTTCATAACCCGCATCTTTCTGCCTGGGTCAGGAAAATCCTTCTCAGATGCCTGGAAAGGGAACCTACCAGGAGATTTACAGACTGCAGGGAGCTGGCAGATAAGATACGTTTCTGCGGAGGCAGGAGGCCTTTTTTCGGAGAAATCATGAAATTCCTCCAGAACTTCAGTTGGGACAGCAGAAGGCCGGAACCGGAAAAGACCGGTGAACTCGATCCGCTGCAGATCGATGCAACAGAATCCAGGCTGGTCGTTTTGATGAACATTGTCTTCAGAGGCTTTAATGTGTCAGGAATGAATTCGGATCAGGCTGAAACTTCCGACATCCTTGACGAACTGTTTTCCAGATTGAAAATTATAATTAAGGAAGAGAGAGGCACAGTTCTCAACCTTGCCGAGGATTCCCTGAGAGTTGTCTTCGGGATCTCATCCTGCAGCGACAGGGAACCTGTTCTGGCCTGCGATTGCGCGTTGCGCCTGCAATGTCTGATCAGCGAGTTCTGTGAGCGGATGAATGAAAGTTCAGGCGAAACAGGCTTTCGGATCGCAATCAATTGCGGGCTGGTGGAAGTGAGCGGAATGGACGGCAGGTCGGAAATTCGCGGAGTCCTTGTTTCTCAAACCCTGGAAATGGCAGAATTGAAGACTGACGGGAAAATTGTGATCACTTCAAACCTGAGAAAGCTCCTGAAAGGCAGATATCAGCTGGTGGATCACGAAACCCTGGATTTTGAAGGATCGAAGCTGCAGACATATCTCCTGGCAGGTGAATCCAAAGCCACTCGCAGGAAGATACTGGGAGTTGAGACTGCTCTATTCGGTCGTGCCGCCGAACTGGGAAAATGCCTCGCTTGTTTCGCAAAGACCGAAGAAGACAGAATCCCGCAGATGATGCTTCTGGAAGGCCCCCCCGGCATCGGCAAAACCAGGATTGCCGAAGAGTTCGCCGGTTACTGCAATGGGCTTGACAGAAGGGTGAATCTGGTCAGAGTCAATTTCAGGCCTTCAGTTAATCCTGATTTTTTTCTGATCAAAGTGCTGATTACCAGGAATCTGGATCTCAGCGATGAAAGAAGACTGGCAGAATTCCATGAGCGCCATCTGAAAAAGCAAGGCAGTGAAACAGGAAGCGAATCTTTAGGATTGGCTGCATATCTTGCCGGAATCGGCTCTGAAGGAGATTTCATCAGGAATCTGAGAAAGTCTCCTCAGTTGTTTTTACAATCAGTTCTTAAATTCTCAGAGGATCTTCTGACCTTGCTTTCGTTTGACAGTCCTTATGTATTCCTGCTGGAAGATCTGCAGTGGGCAGATGAGGGTTCCATCCAGCTGCTGAATCACCTGCTGCGCTGGACTCTTGGAAAGCTTATGTTCCTATGCACAGCCAGGCCTGACTGGCAGACCTCTGCCAATACATTTTCACAGACTCGATTGACAACCCTGCTGATCCAGCCCTTAAAACAGGAGGATATCAGGAAGTTTCTCTACAATATTCTGGGACGGGAGGAAACCTCCACAGATCCGGTCCTGGTTTCAGACCAGCTGGTTTCAATGATCGAGGATACGGCCGGTGGAAGTCCTTTGTTCATCGAAGAAATTTTAATTTCGCTTTCAGAAACAGGTGTTTTAAGGAGGTCTGCCGGTCTGGAAATTGACATTTCCCGGCTGGAAAATTACACAATTCCGGAGTCATTGGGTCTGGTGCTGCAGTCGCGTCTGGAAGGCATCAGCAAGGAGAATCTGGAAATACTGAAAAACGGCTCAATCACAGATATGCAGTTTATTCCGGAACTTGTCTCTCACTTATGCGGAAAGATCGATCTAGCCGAAAATATCAAAGCTTTTATTCAGAGAGGCTTTCTGCTGCCTTCTCCAGAACAGGATATTCTTGGTTACAGGTATTACTCATTCAGCCATGTCCATCTCCGGGATGCCGCATTGGGGAGACTGACTAAAGCGCAGATAATAAAGCTGCACGGATCGGTTGCTGAATGGCTGCTGAACTTCGCTGCTGCCAGAGAGCACGAATCTGATCTTAATCCACGGCTTTATAATCATTTTCTGCAAGCTGAAAATTACAGGGAAGCCTTTGAATTTGGTTTTCTGACAGTAAAGCAGCTGATGAGATTTTTCCTGATCATGGATGCTCTTCCCTATTTCAGAACCATAGAACCTCTTCTTTCAAAAGACCCAAGTTTAGCATGTGACGAAAAAATGACTGAATTCCTTGGGTTATACTCTGACGCACTGACTGCGAGTGGAGAAAACAAAAACTGTCTGGGTGTCCTCGAGCGATATCTTCCTGAGTTTGCAGATCTGCCTTCTGCCTGGATTGAACTGAATCTGAAAAAAATGCACTCTCTGGAACTTCTGTCTGAACTCGAATCATGGGAGAGAACAATCCTGGAATGCGAAGAAAAGCTTCCGAAAGTACAGCTCGAATCTCTAAGAAATCAATTGCGTCTGTTGCTGCTTCTCCAGCGCAGCCAGCTCAATTTTCAGCGCGGAGAACTTTCAGAGGCCTTAAAATATTTAATGACCCTAGTTGAATCACTTGACAATACCAAACCTGTAACGCTGCTCGCAGAAGCTTTGAAAAAAATCGGAGGTATACACTACTATCGTAGTGAAGATGAAGAATCACTTTCTTTTTACCGGAAATCAGCTGAACAGTTTTATCTTCTTTACGATACCCATGGGGCATCCCAGGTTGAATTCAATATCGGCAATATTCAGTTGGCAAGGAAAAATTATCCTGAAGCAAAACATAGATTTGAAGAATTCCTGAAATATAATCTTTCAATTGGTGACCGGCAGGGCGCATCAATCGGATATAACAACCTTTCCTTACTATATACTGAAATGAGCGATTACACTAATGCCCTTGAGAGTGCTTTCTCCGCCCTGGATTTATCACGCAATGCAGGTTATAAGACTGGTTTGGCTCGTGCACTGCAAAGCCTTGGCGAGATTTACTGCGAGCTGGGTGATTTCGATTCCGCAGGATTCAGGCTTAAGGAAGCCCTGATGCTGATCTCAGAAACCGGCAATGAGCTGAGACTAGCTCATTGTTTCAGTATTCTGGGGAAATTCCATCATTCCAAGGGTGAACTAGTGGAATCTTCTGCAATGTATAACCTGGCTGCTGAAAAAAATGATAAATCGGGGTGTCATCAGGGCAAAGTCAATTCTCTCATTTTATCGGGAAGAGAGGAAATCTTTCAAAACAACTGGGAAATAGCCAAAAGCCGACTGGAAGAAGCTTTAAACATCAGTGTTAAGATGCAATATCGGGAAAGTGTTGCCTGGGCTACCTGCTGGCTGGCCGAGGTCGAGCTGAATCAAGGCAATCCTGAGAGTGCGCTGGAAAAAGTCAGGTCCGCGGAGAAAATGATTGGCAGCAGCAGCCCGGAACTCCTGGCGTTCTGCCTGTATGAGCAAGCTAAAGCCCATCTTGCTGTCCAGAAACCGGACGCAGTTGCGGCCCTCCGCTGCTGCGAGGAAGCGCTGCTGATTTCAAGGGAAAATAAAGATGAACAGAGCGAAGCCGCCGCAAAGCTTGCTCTGGCTGAGGTTCTGGTGTTTGAGGGAAAACTTGAGGGAGCGCTAAGCACTGCTTTAGAGGCAGAGCAGACTTTCCGCAGTCTGTTCAGAATGGCGGAAGCTGCCAGAGCTGCAAAAATAGCCCAATCCATCAGGAACAAACTTTAG